A genomic region of Thermotoga sp. contains the following coding sequences:
- a CDS encoding ABC transporter ATP-binding protein encodes GESMSRLEVKNLTKIFSLGFFSKRRVLAVKSVSFEVKEREIVSLVGESGSGKTTTAKMILRLLPPTSGEILFEGKSVWKDLKSKEDLVWFRRKVHAVFQDPFASYNPFYPVERTLWQAINLLENKPSSKKEALELIKESLFRVGIDPKDVLGKYPHQISGGQKQRIMIARCWILRPLLIVADEPTSMIDASSRGGIIKLLEELREEQGTSIIFITHDLGLAYYVSDNIFVMKGGEIVERGHPDRVVLEPSHEYTKILVGSIPKLYRKLEDL; translated from the coding sequence GAGGAGAGAGTATGAGCAGATTAGAGGTGAAAAATCTCACGAAGATCTTCTCTCTTGGGTTCTTTTCCAAACGTCGTGTGTTGGCTGTGAAGAGTGTATCTTTCGAAGTGAAAGAGAGGGAGATAGTATCCCTTGTGGGAGAAAGTGGCTCTGGAAAAACAACAACCGCAAAAATGATCTTGCGGCTTCTTCCTCCCACATCCGGAGAGATCCTCTTCGAAGGAAAGAGCGTGTGGAAGGACTTGAAAAGCAAAGAAGATCTGGTCTGGTTTCGAAGGAAGGTCCACGCCGTGTTTCAGGACCCATTTGCAAGTTACAATCCCTTCTACCCGGTTGAAAGGACTCTATGGCAGGCAATAAATCTTTTAGAAAACAAGCCTTCAAGCAAGAAAGAGGCCCTTGAACTCATTAAGGAGTCTCTGTTCAGAGTGGGAATCGATCCCAAGGATGTTCTCGGAAAATATCCGCATCAGATCTCCGGTGGGCAAAAGCAGAGAATAATGATCGCAAGGTGCTGGATCCTGAGGCCTCTTCTGATCGTAGCAGACGAACCCACATCCATGATAGACGCATCCTCCAGAGGCGGTATCATAAAGCTTCTTGAGGAACTCAGAGAAGAGCAAGGAACATCTATCATATTCATCACTCACGATCTTGGCCTTGCTTACTATGTTTCTGACAACATATTCGTCATGAAAGGCGGTGAGATCGTGGAAAGAGGGCATCCTGATAGAGTGGTGTTAGAACCCTCCCACGAGTACACCAAGATTCTCGTCGGCAGCATACCAAAGCTCTACAGGAAACTGGAGGATCTGTGA